A genome region from Baekduia alba includes the following:
- a CDS encoding type IV secretory system conjugative DNA transfer family protein yields MYADEEAHVVVIAPTRAGKTTRCVIPWLLEHDGPAIVTSTNRDVIDAAREARERAGRTWIFDPFGTESMAWSPLAGCETWSGALRQAQWLADASSDGDSEIARYWRGEAAKLLAPLLHAAALGSHDMTTVLGWVDAQETRAVLTILSTARADPARAQLKAISELDPRNRGTTYMSAGSVLAAYRYPEVQELAGDDFSPSRFVASAADTLFLVAEDRHQQLVAPLLVALLAAVLHEAIETGTFREGDRRLKLLLDEAANVAPLSELPRTMSQVAGHGIRVATVWQSLAQMRERYGRGSDTIIANSTAKLYLGPITDEATRDHVSSLLGERHNRDGRRERPNSAALQQLQGDRALLVAGARLPALATLRPYWH; encoded by the coding sequence GTGTACGCCGACGAAGAAGCGCATGTTGTCGTCATTGCTCCGACGCGCGCCGGGAAGACAACGCGCTGCGTCATCCCGTGGCTGCTGGAGCACGACGGACCGGCGATCGTCACCAGCACCAACCGCGACGTCATCGACGCCGCACGCGAGGCACGCGAGCGCGCGGGGCGGACCTGGATCTTCGACCCCTTCGGCACCGAGTCGATGGCCTGGTCACCGCTGGCCGGCTGCGAGACCTGGTCCGGCGCGCTGCGCCAAGCCCAGTGGCTCGCCGACGCCTCGTCAGACGGCGACTCCGAGATCGCCCGCTACTGGCGCGGCGAGGCCGCCAAGCTCCTCGCCCCGCTCCTCCACGCCGCAGCGCTCGGCAGCCATGACATGACCACCGTCCTCGGCTGGGTCGACGCACAGGAGACCCGCGCCGTTCTGACGATCCTCAGCACCGCACGCGCAGATCCGGCTCGAGCGCAGCTCAAGGCGATCTCCGAACTCGACCCACGCAACCGCGGCACCACCTACATGTCGGCCGGGTCGGTCCTCGCCGCCTACCGCTATCCCGAGGTCCAGGAGCTCGCCGGGGATGACTTCTCGCCGAGCCGGTTCGTCGCCTCCGCGGCCGACACGCTCTTCCTCGTCGCCGAAGACCGCCACCAACAACTCGTGGCGCCATTGTTGGTGGCCTTGCTCGCCGCTGTCCTGCACGAGGCCATCGAGACCGGCACCTTCCGCGAAGGCGACCGCCGCCTCAAGCTGCTCCTCGACGAGGCCGCCAACGTCGCACCGCTCTCCGAACTGCCACGCACAATGTCCCAAGTCGCCGGCCACGGCATCCGCGTCGCCACCGTCTGGCAATCCCTCGCCCAGATGCGCGAACGCTACGGCCGCGGCTCCGACACCATCATCGCCAACTCCACCGCCAAGCTCTACCTCGGGCCGATCACCGACGAGGCCACGCGGGATCACGTGTCCTCGCTCCTCGGGGAGCGCCACAACCGCGACGGCCGTCGCGAGCGACCTAACTCCGCCGCTCTACAGCAGCTCCAAGGGGATCGGGCCCTTCTCGTGGCTGGAGCCAGGCTGCCAGCGCTCGCAACGCTTCGTCCGTACTGGCACTAG
- the mobF gene encoding MobF family relaxase, translating to MLSIGKVGGGQGDPHYYIDTVATGKDDYYTGHGEAQGQWAGSGAEDKNLVGTVEDDAFLNLLTEPTAKPKKVLAYDLTFSAPKSVSVIYGIGDRTISPVARQAHDEAVREAIGYLERHATWTRRGDAGRHRIRGEGLTVAAFRHRTSRAGDPQLHTHAVVANSTVAEGRATALDGRALYAHARTAGFLYQAVLRKNLTETLGVEWDPVHNGVAEVSGIDEQVLKHFSRRSQEIAEQLARTGGRSRRAREVAALDTRRSKDYNVPTNRLREEWQARASELGLDQDTLDLVLSRKAPGRPIGPDLAATAEGMAAPGGVTEGASTFDRRDVLRDWAEAHREGASVERLEALADRWLSSPHAIQLERGDKREHLGGARYSTPEMLAVEDRIITHAVARSASGVAQIERAAIDEVLARHAGSAGEQAAMARSLTTSGDGVQVVRAAAGTGKTRGLTVARDAWEAEGVRVFGAALAARAAVEMETLAGIDSTTIARLLLDIEQGNGLANGSVLVIDEAGMVGSRAIDQLAEHAAATGSKLILVGDDRQLPEIDAGGAFRRLSRELGAIELHQVHRQAAVWDRDALAQLRQGKVQSWMEDYRDHGRLVARPTSDQLRETLVDDWWEAARRPYAGDAIMIAHRRTDVAELNALARERMHRDGRLGEEELITETRAFAVGDRVIARRNDRRAGVVNGTRGEVVGIDTERGTASLLLADDTTRDIGASYLDDGWLDHAYALTAHAAQGATVDRSFVLGSDELYREWGYTALSRHRDQARFYVISPGSVERALPGLEPHQDAMAEDVVAMLSPSRRKELALDLLDRAGPTAAERAVREAHEEIARAEDRIASMREEREGTGRLQRARRAALDQDITRQEEAIERWQLQAEAIVSAPAVPVHSDPSTAPSGPEPHEARVALAQPDDGIVRALGQWPPSLGARDEWIRQALQLVGQDPPALAVEPEPATMDGFEMDI from the coding sequence GTGCTCTCCATCGGAAAAGTGGGCGGCGGACAGGGCGACCCGCACTACTACATCGACACCGTCGCCACCGGCAAGGACGACTACTACACCGGCCACGGCGAAGCCCAAGGCCAATGGGCAGGCAGCGGCGCCGAGGACAAGAACCTCGTCGGGACCGTGGAAGACGACGCCTTCCTCAACCTCCTCACCGAGCCGACCGCCAAGCCCAAGAAGGTCCTCGCGTACGACCTGACCTTCTCCGCGCCGAAGTCGGTTTCGGTCATCTACGGCATCGGCGATCGCACCATCTCCCCCGTCGCCCGACAGGCCCACGACGAAGCGGTACGCGAGGCGATTGGCTACCTCGAACGCCACGCGACCTGGACCCGCCGCGGCGACGCCGGCAGGCATCGCATCCGCGGCGAAGGGCTGACCGTCGCCGCCTTTCGCCACCGCACCTCGCGCGCGGGAGACCCCCAGCTCCACACCCACGCAGTTGTCGCCAACAGCACCGTCGCCGAAGGCCGTGCGACCGCCCTCGACGGCCGCGCACTTTATGCCCATGCCCGCACCGCTGGGTTCCTCTACCAAGCGGTGTTGCGCAAGAACCTGACCGAGACGCTGGGCGTCGAGTGGGACCCCGTTCACAACGGCGTCGCCGAGGTGTCCGGCATCGACGAGCAGGTCCTCAAGCACTTCTCCCGGCGAAGCCAGGAGATCGCCGAACAGCTCGCCCGCACGGGCGGTCGTAGTCGCCGCGCCCGCGAGGTCGCTGCCCTCGACACCCGCCGCTCCAAGGACTACAACGTTCCGACCAACCGCCTCCGAGAGGAATGGCAAGCGCGCGCCTCCGAGCTAGGCCTCGACCAGGACACGCTCGATCTCGTCCTCTCTCGCAAGGCTCCGGGCCGACCGATTGGGCCGGATCTTGCCGCGACAGCCGAGGGCATGGCCGCGCCCGGTGGCGTCACCGAGGGCGCGTCAACGTTCGATCGGCGCGACGTGCTCCGCGACTGGGCCGAAGCCCACCGCGAGGGCGCCAGCGTCGAACGCCTCGAAGCGCTCGCCGACCGCTGGCTGTCCTCCCCGCACGCCATCCAGCTCGAGCGCGGCGACAAGCGCGAGCACCTCGGCGGCGCCCGCTATTCGACGCCCGAGATGCTCGCGGTCGAAGACCGGATCATCACCCACGCCGTCGCCCGGAGCGCGAGCGGCGTCGCGCAGATCGAACGTGCTGCCATCGACGAAGTGCTCGCCCGGCACGCCGGGTCCGCTGGCGAGCAGGCGGCGATGGCTCGCTCGCTCACGACGTCGGGAGATGGCGTGCAGGTGGTCCGTGCTGCGGCAGGGACGGGCAAGACGCGGGGGCTCACCGTCGCACGCGATGCGTGGGAAGCCGAAGGTGTTCGTGTCTTCGGGGCCGCGCTGGCGGCACGGGCCGCCGTCGAGATGGAGACGCTCGCCGGGATCGATAGCACGACAATCGCGCGGCTGCTGTTGGACATCGAGCAAGGCAATGGCCTTGCCAACGGGTCCGTGCTCGTCATCGACGAGGCCGGGATGGTCGGCTCGCGCGCGATCGACCAGCTCGCTGAGCACGCCGCCGCCACCGGCTCCAAGCTCATCCTCGTCGGCGACGACCGCCAGCTGCCCGAGATCGACGCAGGCGGAGCCTTCAGACGACTCAGCCGCGAGCTCGGAGCGATCGAGCTACACCAAGTCCACCGACAAGCCGCGGTCTGGGATCGCGACGCGCTCGCCCAGCTCCGACAAGGCAAGGTGCAGTCATGGATGGAGGACTACCGAGATCACGGCCGCCTCGTCGCCCGACCGACATCAGACCAGCTGCGCGAAACGCTCGTCGACGACTGGTGGGAGGCCGCCCGCCGCCCCTACGCAGGCGACGCGATCATGATCGCCCACCGCCGGACAGACGTGGCCGAGCTCAACGCGCTCGCGCGCGAGCGCATGCACCGCGACGGCCGACTCGGCGAAGAGGAACTGATCACCGAGACACGCGCGTTCGCGGTCGGCGACCGAGTGATCGCGCGCCGGAACGATCGCCGCGCCGGCGTCGTCAACGGCACGCGCGGAGAAGTTGTAGGGATCGACACGGAGCGCGGCACGGCATCGCTGCTCCTCGCCGACGACACCACCCGCGACATCGGCGCCTCCTACCTTGACGATGGCTGGCTCGACCATGCCTACGCTCTCACCGCACACGCCGCGCAGGGCGCGACGGTCGACCGGTCATTCGTGCTGGGCTCAGACGAGCTGTACCGCGAATGGGGTTACACCGCCCTCAGCCGCCACCGCGACCAAGCCCGCTTCTACGTGATCTCCCCCGGCTCAGTCGAGCGCGCACTCCCCGGCCTCGAGCCTCACCAAGACGCCATGGCCGAAGACGTCGTGGCAATGCTCTCGCCAAGCAGGCGCAAGGAACTCGCCCTCGACCTCCTCGACCGCGCCGGCCCGACTGCCGCGGAGCGAGCTGTCCGCGAAGCCCACGAAGAGATCGCGCGAGCCGAAGACCGCATCGCCTCGATGCGTGAAGAGCGCGAAGGGACCGGTCGCCTGCAGCGCGCCCGCCGAGCGGCGCTCGACCAAGACATCACCCGCCAAGAAGAGGCGATCGAGCGTTGGCAGCTACAAGCGGAAGCCATCGTCAGCGCTCCCGCAGTCCCGGTCCACAGCGACCCAAGCACGGCACCGTCGGGACCAGAACCGCACGAGGCCAGAGTCGCGCTCGCCCAACCGGACGATGGAATCGTCCGCGCGCTCGGCCAGTGGCCGCCAAGCCTCGGCGCACGCGACGAATGGATCCGCCAAGCGCTCCAGCTCGTCGGACAGGATCCGCCAGCCCTGGCGGTTGAACCGGAGCCAGCGACAATGGACGGCTTCGAGATGGACATCTAA
- a CDS encoding RNA polymerase sigma factor has protein sequence MLQGDEAELFRTYEVALRAAVRHHILASDEVIEDACSYAWLELCWRRPDRDNVFAWLLLVATRQAWRNRERDQRERSLTEVPPDREPQRADLSREVDAHEALHALSNLPARQRDYLTLLTTGYSYHEIASLRDVSYTAVNRHLTRARRSLRLVHDDH, from the coding sequence ATGCTCCAAGGCGACGAGGCCGAACTGTTTCGCACCTACGAGGTCGCACTCCGCGCGGCCGTCCGGCACCACATCCTCGCCAGCGACGAAGTCATCGAGGACGCGTGCTCCTACGCGTGGCTCGAGCTCTGCTGGCGACGGCCCGACCGCGACAACGTGTTCGCCTGGCTGCTGCTCGTTGCCACCCGGCAGGCGTGGCGCAACCGCGAACGCGACCAGCGCGAGCGCAGCCTCACTGAGGTCCCACCCGACCGCGAACCCCAACGCGCGGACCTCTCCCGAGAGGTCGACGCACACGAGGCCCTGCACGCCCTGTCCAATCTCCCAGCCCGACAGCGCGACTACCTGACGCTCCTCACGACCGGCTACTCGTACCACGAGATCGCCAGCCTCCGAGACGTCTCCTACACCGCCGTCAACCGACACCTCACACGCGCACGACGCAGCCTCCGGCTCGTCCACGACGACCACTGA
- a CDS encoding ATP-binding protein, whose translation MEFDVALTKQHLESLARTQPLTGVIELIWNALDADATEIGVEFGRNVMDGLEEIRVRDNGHGILAREAESLFGALGFSWKRDAQASRGGRPLHGREGRGRYRAAGIGTRIIWRTVAADPEASGQHMQTSIELQFSNLVHVIVSEAAETEQPTGTTVVIPDLGAKPPVGLGGTGPVDRLTAVFALSLQTFNAHISYDRTEIDPSKAQVHRADYPLEAEGDDALLTVVEWNRRIDRGLYLCDSKGTPLIEQPPGIQAPGFEFTAYLQWTGFEGSDEADLQMANLDSGERKRLIEAAKDQLREHFKVRLQEKTREQITRWKAEKTYPFKGEPTTRTERTVRDVFDVVALTASSAVNASEVRSRRLSLRLLREALEQDPGSLHRVLHEVLDLPQDRLDELSELLDRTPLAALISLSKEVADRLEFLKGLEELVLNPEIKKHVKERSQLHKILAAETWVFGEEYALSVNDEGLTTVLQRHIELLGRAKLDEDDAPVKDLEGHERIVDLMLARSLGQARNRREHLVVELKRPSVAVGDDEASQIRKYATAVAGDPRFSSVDVQWDFVVVSTDVKGSPAIERESDNRPFGQIMNAKGIRVWVLTWGEVLDNALHRLKFAKQHLDYEPSTDQALAYLRRTHDKYLPPQARSDGNDSVQTTEPAESDGS comes from the coding sequence GTGGAGTTCGATGTCGCCCTCACAAAGCAACACCTAGAGAGCCTGGCCCGAACTCAGCCGCTCACGGGCGTCATCGAGTTGATCTGGAACGCACTTGACGCGGATGCGACCGAAATCGGCGTCGAGTTTGGCCGCAACGTTATGGACGGCCTGGAGGAGATTCGAGTCCGCGACAACGGCCACGGAATCCTCGCGCGCGAAGCCGAGTCGTTGTTTGGGGCGCTTGGCTTCTCTTGGAAGCGAGACGCACAGGCATCTCGCGGAGGCCGACCGCTTCATGGGCGCGAAGGTCGTGGGCGCTACCGGGCCGCGGGCATCGGCACTCGCATCATCTGGCGCACGGTCGCCGCCGACCCCGAGGCGTCGGGGCAGCACATGCAGACCTCGATTGAGCTCCAGTTCTCGAACCTGGTTCACGTGATCGTCTCCGAAGCTGCTGAGACGGAGCAACCGACCGGCACGACGGTGGTCATCCCAGATCTTGGGGCCAAGCCTCCGGTTGGACTCGGAGGAACAGGACCAGTCGATCGGCTGACGGCGGTCTTCGCCCTTTCGTTGCAGACGTTCAACGCGCACATCTCGTATGACCGCACCGAAATCGACCCATCGAAGGCGCAGGTACACCGGGCCGACTACCCCCTCGAAGCGGAGGGCGACGATGCTCTTCTCACGGTGGTCGAATGGAATCGACGGATCGACCGCGGGCTCTACCTCTGCGACTCCAAGGGCACGCCGCTCATCGAGCAACCGCCGGGGATCCAGGCTCCCGGCTTCGAGTTCACCGCGTACCTCCAATGGACAGGCTTCGAGGGATCCGATGAGGCGGACCTTCAGATGGCCAACCTCGACAGCGGCGAGCGCAAACGGCTCATCGAGGCCGCAAAAGACCAGCTGCGCGAGCACTTCAAGGTTCGGCTTCAGGAGAAGACTCGCGAGCAGATAACAAGGTGGAAGGCCGAGAAGACCTATCCATTCAAGGGCGAGCCGACGACGCGGACTGAGCGAACGGTGCGCGACGTATTCGACGTCGTGGCCCTTACGGCATCGAGCGCGGTGAACGCCTCGGAAGTCCGCTCGCGGCGTCTATCTCTGCGGCTGCTCCGTGAGGCACTCGAACAGGACCCCGGCTCCCTTCACCGGGTTCTACACGAGGTACTCGACCTGCCGCAAGATCGGCTAGACGAACTGAGCGAGTTGCTCGATCGCACGCCGCTCGCGGCGCTGATCTCACTCTCGAAAGAGGTAGCGGATCGACTGGAGTTCTTGAAGGGCTTGGAAGAGCTTGTGCTCAACCCTGAGATCAAGAAGCACGTCAAAGAGCGGTCACAGCTTCACAAGATCCTTGCTGCTGAGACGTGGGTCTTTGGCGAGGAGTACGCACTGTCGGTCAACGACGAGGGGTTGACGACGGTCCTGCAGCGTCACATCGAACTCCTGGGCCGCGCGAAGCTCGACGAAGACGACGCGCCGGTGAAGGACCTCGAAGGACACGAACGCATCGTGGACCTCATGCTCGCCCGTTCGCTCGGCCAGGCACGCAACCGCCGTGAACATCTCGTGGTGGAGCTGAAGCGCCCTTCGGTTGCCGTTGGCGACGACGAAGCTAGCCAGATCCGCAAGTACGCGACGGCAGTGGCCGGCGATCCGCGCTTCAGCTCTGTCGACGTTCAGTGGGACTTCGTTGTTGTGTCGACGGACGTGAAGGGCTCGCCCGCGATCGAGCGAGAGTCCGACAACCGTCCCTTTGGTCAGATCATGAATGCTAAGGGAATTCGAGTATGGGTTCTCACGTGGGGCGAAGTTCTCGACAACGCTCTCCATCGTCTCAAATTCGCGAAGCAGCATCTCGACTACGAGCCGAGTACCGATCAGGCGCTTGCCTACCTCCGACGCACCCACGACAAGTATCTGCCACCGCAGGCCAGGTCGGACGGCAATGACAGTGTCCAGACCACCGAGCCCGCCGAGAGTGACGGCTCCTAG
- a CDS encoding 4-fold beta flower protein: protein MSDVTFYDSRGEVVAYKSGGADAMFLWNGTPVAILSDQSVYTFSGRHIGWFIDGWIRDHSGGCVYFTEGASGGPARPARAARPARGARSARPARGARQARPARPARQVSWSPLSVGPAFFNQ from the coding sequence ATGTCCGATGTAACGTTCTACGATTCGAGAGGCGAGGTCGTCGCCTACAAGAGCGGCGGCGCCGACGCCATGTTCCTATGGAACGGCACGCCGGTGGCGATTCTGTCTGACCAGTCCGTCTACACGTTCAGCGGCCGTCACATCGGGTGGTTTATCGATGGTTGGATCCGTGACCACTCCGGCGGGTGCGTCTACTTCACCGAGGGAGCAAGCGGCGGCCCGGCCCGGCCCGCGCGGGCGGCTCGTCCGGCACGAGGAGCGCGGAGCGCACGACCTGCCCGCGGAGCGCGCCAAGCACGCCCGGCACGTCCGGCCCGACAGGTCTCGTGGTCGCCGCTGTCGGTCGGCCCCGCCTTCTTCAATCAATAG
- a CDS encoding ATP-binding protein: MRAPLSFAWRNVLFGRDAADAWALFRVHTASYAGLSTAAKIERLAALASFAAAAEADFQILRVSRAASSLQYARTARQMLDPVHGQDARLAALITEHATAIDRYGAATAEVFLAVRLDAPSGFSGSLAGVLGDVRRFVGLRDARGISQRRLDEVLDHEAVAYGRAGDYLDVERASTAELQWLLRRTALRGVGEPESDEHWRPQALVLDAEDEDGGRRFRPLEAQLMALLDEPIIVERDTLIVGEVHQAVLVAGALPETTTFPGRQAELLFAPLEAVGFPVDATFSARWIPNDAALSLVRRRIVDADHAFAEESHGDHGPSARTAVRPDLVRELEDELTATDRPPLLRGQVSFAVGAWSAEELEERVRRLRRELAPIALHRPKDIQLPLWLGHLPAQLPRVRRYDDVFLPEQLGAMVPTATHAVGARTGLLIGHTLSGSPQPVLFDATEGSREDDTPAVLCTGTPGRGKTATAQLLAAGAFMTGSAVVDIDPKGDHRLAEAIGEEHVDHVEITAGDRDRGRLDPMRIAPLDMRVELAYSFLTELLPAPVPPTWQTEIRAAVAEAVDRGARSSGLILDRLEQGGDDARAAARALEIHAGSGLVQLGFADRATAPPPVVQKPVTSMRIVNLVLPESGTPRAELTPEERTGRALLRLLAVHAMDLLGSDRSRHKLLILEEVSQLVGDVVGLSLVMRIVKWCRSQNGTPVLIDQLLDGLQAVIDLVGWHFAFGVKTEREAKRVIAHLGLDVEDTALVARQQRFRRGQCLVRDYEGRVGAVQIDLGTLLKQLTTTPPRRGAGVEDDDQMALL, translated from the coding sequence GTGCGCGCGCCGTTGAGCTTCGCGTGGCGCAACGTGCTGTTCGGTCGCGACGCCGCTGATGCGTGGGCGCTGTTTCGGGTGCACACCGCGTCTTACGCCGGGTTGTCGACGGCGGCCAAGATCGAGCGTCTGGCCGCGCTGGCCAGCTTCGCGGCGGCGGCCGAGGCCGACTTTCAGATCCTGCGCGTGAGCCGTGCGGCGTCGTCGTTGCAGTACGCCCGGACGGCACGACAGATGCTTGACCCGGTCCATGGTCAGGACGCGCGGCTGGCGGCGCTGATCACCGAGCACGCGACAGCGATCGACCGCTACGGCGCGGCGACCGCCGAGGTCTTTCTCGCCGTGCGGCTCGACGCGCCGTCGGGGTTCTCCGGCTCGTTGGCCGGGGTTCTGGGTGATGTGCGCCGGTTCGTGGGGTTGCGCGACGCGCGTGGCATCTCGCAGCGTCGGCTCGACGAGGTTCTCGATCACGAGGCGGTCGCCTATGGCCGGGCCGGCGACTACCTCGATGTTGAGCGTGCATCGACGGCCGAGTTGCAGTGGCTGCTGCGCCGCACGGCGCTGCGCGGGGTCGGCGAACCGGAGAGCGACGAGCACTGGCGGCCCCAAGCGCTGGTCCTTGACGCCGAGGACGAGGACGGCGGGCGACGGTTCCGCCCGCTGGAAGCGCAGCTGATGGCGCTGCTTGACGAGCCGATCATCGTCGAGCGCGACACGCTGATCGTGGGGGAGGTCCATCAGGCTGTTCTTGTCGCCGGGGCGCTGCCCGAGACGACGACCTTTCCGGGCCGGCAGGCGGAGCTGCTCTTTGCGCCGCTGGAGGCGGTTGGGTTTCCGGTTGACGCGACCTTCTCGGCGCGGTGGATTCCTAACGATGCCGCGTTGTCGCTGGTGCGCCGTCGGATCGTGGACGCCGACCACGCCTTCGCCGAGGAGAGCCACGGCGACCACGGCCCGAGCGCACGCACCGCCGTGCGTCCCGATCTCGTCCGCGAGCTCGAGGACGAGCTGACGGCCACCGACCGGCCACCGCTGCTTCGCGGCCAGGTGAGCTTCGCCGTCGGCGCGTGGTCGGCCGAGGAGCTCGAAGAGCGCGTCCGACGACTGCGCCGTGAGCTGGCGCCGATCGCGCTGCATCGCCCGAAGGACATCCAGTTGCCGCTGTGGCTCGGCCATCTGCCCGCGCAGCTGCCGCGGGTCCGGCGCTACGACGACGTGTTCCTGCCCGAGCAGCTCGGCGCGATGGTGCCCACGGCAACCCACGCCGTCGGGGCGCGCACCGGGCTGCTGATCGGCCACACGCTGTCAGGCTCGCCGCAGCCCGTGCTCTTCGATGCGACCGAGGGGTCGCGCGAGGACGACACCCCGGCCGTGCTCTGCACCGGAACGCCCGGCCGAGGCAAGACCGCCACCGCGCAGCTCTTGGCGGCCGGGGCGTTCATGACCGGCTCGGCGGTGGTCGACATCGACCCCAAGGGCGACCACCGCCTGGCCGAGGCGATCGGTGAGGAGCACGTCGACCACGTCGAGATCACCGCTGGCGATCGCGACCGCGGACGTCTTGATCCGATGCGGATCGCCCCGCTGGACATGCGCGTGGAGTTGGCCTACTCCTTCCTGACCGAGTTGCTGCCCGCGCCGGTCCCGCCGACGTGGCAGACCGAGATCCGCGCCGCCGTCGCCGAGGCCGTCGACCGCGGCGCCCGCAGCAGCGGCCTGATCCTCGACCGCCTCGAACAGGGCGGCGACGACGCGCGGGCGGCAGCACGTGCGCTGGAGATCCATGCCGGCTCGGGCTTGGTCCAGCTCGGGTTCGCTGACCGCGCGACGGCGCCGCCGCCCGTGGTGCAGAAGCCGGTGACGAGCATGCGCATCGTCAACCTCGTCCTCCCTGAGTCGGGCACGCCGCGCGCCGAGCTCACACCTGAGGAGCGCACGGGCCGCGCCCTGCTTCGGCTGCTGGCCGTTCACGCGATGGATCTGCTGGGCAGCGATCGCTCGCGCCACAAGCTGCTGATCCTCGAGGAGGTCTCCCAGTTGGTCGGCGACGTCGTCGGCCTCTCCTTGGTGATGCGCATCGTCAAGTGGTGCCGCAGTCAGAACGGCACCCCGGTGCTAATCGACCAGCTCCTCGACGGCCTGCAAGCGGTCATCGATCTTGTCGGCTGGCACTTCGCCTTCGGCGTCAAGACCGAGCGCGAGGCCAAGCGCGTGATCGCCCATCTCGGCCTCGACGTCGAGGACACGGCGCTGGTCGCTCGGCAGCAGCGCTTCCGCCGCGGGCAGTGCCTGGTGCGTGACTACGAGGGCCGCGTCGGCGCAGTGCAGATCGACCTCGGCACCCTGCTCAAGCAGCTCACGACGACCCCACCCCGGCGAGGAGCCGGCGTCGAAGACGATGACCAGATGGCGTTGTTGTAG
- a CDS encoding lytic transglycosylase domain-containing protein, producing MKAAGTAVAALLATFALCAAALTGWMLMASGASGQSGCPSADLDDNAVPAELSPLFAAASKAYGLDPEGPAILAGLTKVESDFGRNMGPSSAGAIGWTQFMPDTWRRYGVDADGDGKADPMAAADAITSAARYLKALGAPADWHRALLGYNHAEWYVTRVLDQARALSTGTTDVAAVCSAPLDVGSGGRVFGGGRIVPTPGEPGMTIDERLLSDLAFLRARFHVTVTAGYAPTGHEPHGEHPLGLAVDLVPGPGGTWDEVDALAHWAEPQQNHPRPPFRWVGYDGDPGHGRGNHLHLSWIHAPAPSGPPAAWVQVLTGSR from the coding sequence ATGAAAGCCGCCGGTACAGCGGTCGCCGCGCTCCTCGCGACGTTCGCCCTCTGCGCCGCAGCCCTCACCGGCTGGATGCTCATGGCCTCCGGAGCCAGCGGCCAGAGCGGATGCCCGTCTGCCGACCTCGACGACAACGCCGTACCCGCCGAGTTGTCACCGCTGTTCGCCGCCGCCTCCAAGGCATACGGGTTGGACCCCGAAGGACCGGCGATCCTCGCCGGGCTGACGAAGGTCGAGTCGGACTTCGGTCGCAACATGGGACCGTCAAGTGCCGGCGCGATCGGCTGGACGCAGTTCATGCCCGACACGTGGAGGCGCTACGGCGTTGACGCAGACGGCGACGGCAAGGCCGACCCCATGGCCGCCGCGGACGCCATCACCTCGGCCGCCCGGTACCTGAAAGCTCTCGGAGCACCGGCCGACTGGCACCGGGCGCTGCTGGGCTACAACCACGCCGAGTGGTACGTCACCAGGGTTCTCGACCAAGCGCGGGCGCTGTCGACCGGCACCACCGACGTCGCCGCTGTGTGCTCGGCGCCGCTCGACGTCGGCAGCGGCGGTCGCGTCTTCGGCGGTGGACGGATCGTCCCGACTCCCGGCGAGCCCGGCATGACGATCGACGAGCGGCTGCTCTCCGACCTCGCGTTCCTGCGCGCGCGCTTCCACGTCACCGTCACCGCCGGCTACGCCCCGACCGGACACGAGCCCCATGGCGAGCACCCGCTCGGCCTCGCCGTCGACCTCGTCCCCGGACCGGGCGGCACCTGGGACGAGGTCGACGCGCTGGCCCACTGGGCCGAGCCCCAACAGAACCACCCGCGGCCGCCGTTCCGGTGGGTCGGCTACGACGGCGACCCGGGCCACGGGCGCGGCAACCACCTCCACCTCTCATGGATCCATGCCCCGGCCCCGAGCGGGCCGCCGGCCGCGTGGGTCCAAGTCCTCACGGGGTCACGATGA